One Mycoplasmoides pneumoniae FH genomic region harbors:
- a CDS encoding ABC transporter permease: MFSFFKQIFKSLKKFFFLLFGIIFVLFSIIFLETSILQLSNNLVNTYTALVQKTNSSDIVAPAIFKESSPVYKTELKEEKRHFSKIKLTEKKINFIWPYQESDFGSDSEKKDSTTKSSDNNPRKGDVNDKDKLFLARKRGILKAYGEANIAEKRIYKGLAVSFQNTYSFTGTDQESNNLNQNTVSDPQNLIYDKEGNLLGYFVDGLILDGIPLRAGIARFPGDKGKGEDKKTTKKESEIKQASSATTVLQPLAAQAKMTDAKETTNNEEPKKDSNVEEQYTTNNKDKVWFKSDETQAGSSSGESETSKLSTSYLFTGGQEAANWFPNLYANVPIVLPISPGSQFWLETNPFKEIIEVFQKEKEEKEKQSFSLTFTLDTSKLSHLDKEEFDWLEKQAETISSGSSFGDYNLKKKINSLKSFELNINKDWLKNKVKAEKETILDSLPGFSNSDKNTIFSTQSGDAKSGTQSNPSSLIALRSSVSFKPQLQQTNVALAQQQQDKQESSADDGVKDPTFSDVQTEFDKIGTENHTPQKNLNNVYAALLHQWKSIFQEDLVKKVTALLEKYRDAFLKAKALKELEFSRQNLAIATNVSSEESASFLVSNKDSQKYNDLSIIEGIDFKSWLAKEKSNPLDMVYGGKSNSEGFLEKVEYEFKPTQTDEKKKAAAKTTQGTTDSLTQLADASSSSSSSSTGDTKSTSTKFQIYPKLANILAQAQLPEASSIPDTLTNAIKQWSTLDKKGFEALDDTGKSKAANNYVALLSYFTPEFQDPNELVVTNRQKLDIPIIFKNGVNPLTLPTDQQSLVVQTPEAHGAVVSQQWLFKHDKEVLPLEGEYSWKEALENPKNLPNWLNDLPDKYKFSINGLTFAILGVGESVETGYPVLSTNSPLPNSQDEGLIFLNEQGYRSVLFAVPAASEENYYAFKSDDIKAKFPGQDPIQVVASKLKGYLNVPDSDLAFNVKDISKFQYLTTARNYFPDLVQNYLAIASVVIAAFLSILALYLTILLIKSFIKKNQTEFSIIRAGGFSTAKFIAGMSVFAGIVALASSFFGVLFAFLLERQVKGIISRYWFIALPANSFNWISFFGSMLLIFVIFQFISWIAFKQLFSKPVNVLIDQGNETKFSVFLHLLKRKSYTMTPLGKFRVSLIISRLSRLFTYVGLSSIALLLIGIAGTIPQKFGAAQSNTVLNRNFNYRLNLQTPTEQSGWYAIQPYSRFGQTDDSLGIKALYKDKGDQIQQQQQQQQQQGNDKEHPYNLKELKISDRGGNPIKHNGKEIELGNLLLPSFGGAQQLNTDENFFRHASLSKWLIDFPIRVGGANINPWEIVEKSIPKQITQLLSASSDQFLIAVLTDDYFNNLNNNGFLTRNPRTNFIQLDAARVLTQINVFNPGGVKFNEQFLKFLTKVYGDPELSYQDSKLTYGIVPVDPQIEETYTYVQGPFGFKETELNPDSPYTLTGISPDSKFVNLTDSGGNSLRSLISSDSEMNVIVNAGFQYANNTKIGDFIFIQPKNTATRYSEKFLKSPPKTPTVKFRVVGVSTDAFGQELYINQNIANRLLKLNGFDGRGVIKDVVKDGQSTDDSGGTSSGGGSCGGGSTSSTTKDKYKIEYVKPTGYVPFNGVFSKELNPSLVSKALVLNSNIGVWGNFTDFGNNFTNLVKGKENKIITSILPSDPDILKQLAKEKGENGVDSMTYENLRKKVIEKYTSEWSSTQSLASGARGIFGDNIMVPALKLDAAGASAQIIRNNAEVLFNTVNQVDGFLLGTIIPFIFITCVVLGISMLEEMKRIFISLKSIGYKDSQNLVSLLCFFIPAFVLSLLISIAILAGLLVGVQALVFGVAQVFLTNVFEFLPYMVGIVLFGATIFVIGSYFWIKLRSAELKEGF; the protein is encoded by the coding sequence ATGTTTTCGTTTTTTAAACAGATCTTTAAGTCACTCAAAAAGTTCTTCTTTTTACTTTTTGGGATTATTTTCGTCCTTTTCAGCATTATCTTCCTGGAAACGTCGATTCTTCAGTTAAGTAATAACCTTGTTAATACTTATACTGCCCTTGTTCAAAAAACGAATTCTTCTGACATAGTAGCACCGGCTATCTTTAAAGAAAGTAGTCCGGTGTATAAAACGGAACTTAAAGAAGAAAAAAGACATTTTTCCAAAATCAAGTTAACCGAAAAGAAGATTAACTTTATCTGGCCCTACCAAGAATCTGATTTTGGGAGTGATTCTGAAAAGAAAGATTCAACCACCAAATCATCAGATAATAACCCACGAAAAGGTGATGTTAACGATAAAGACAAACTCTTTTTAGCTCGTAAAAGAGGCATTTTGAAAGCTTACGGGGAAGCCAACATTGCCGAAAAACGGATCTATAAGGGTTTAGCTGTTTCCTTTCAAAATACCTATTCTTTTACTGGAACCGATCAAGAAAGTAATAACTTAAACCAAAATACGGTTTCCGATCCCCAAAACCTGATTTATGACAAAGAAGGTAACCTTTTAGGTTACTTTGTCGATGGTTTAATTCTGGATGGGATTCCCCTGCGCGCTGGGATTGCTCGCTTTCCTGGTGATAAAGGGAAGGGTGAGGATAAGAAAACTACTAAAAAAGAATCAGAAATCAAGCAAGCGAGTAGTGCCACAACAGTTTTACAACCGTTAGCAGCTCAGGCCAAGATGACTGATGCTAAAGAAACCACAAATAACGAGGAGCCCAAAAAAGATAGTAATGTAGAAGAACAATACACTACCAATAATAAAGACAAAGTTTGGTTTAAAAGTGATGAAACTCAAGCTGGTAGTAGCAGTGGAGAAAGCGAAACCAGTAAACTAAGTACCTCTTATCTATTTACCGGAGGGCAAGAAGCTGCTAACTGGTTTCCCAATCTGTACGCTAATGTACCTATTGTGCTCCCGATTAGTCCGGGTTCCCAGTTTTGGTTAGAGACTAATCCCTTTAAAGAAATAATAGAGGTCTTCCAAAAAGAAAAAGAGGAAAAAGAAAAACAATCTTTCTCCTTAACTTTTACTTTAGATACAAGTAAGTTATCTCATTTAGATAAGGAAGAATTTGACTGATTAGAAAAGCAAGCAGAAACTATTTCTAGCGGTTCTTCCTTTGGTGACTATAACCTCAAGAAGAAGATTAATAGCCTCAAATCGTTTGAGCTTAACATCAATAAGGACTGGCTCAAAAATAAGGTTAAAGCCGAAAAGGAAACGATCTTAGATTCTTTACCGGGGTTTAGTAATAGTGATAAGAATACGATTTTTAGTACACAATCAGGCGATGCTAAGTCTGGCACTCAGAGCAATCCCTCTAGCTTGATTGCACTTCGCTCTTCTGTTTCTTTCAAGCCGCAATTACAACAAACGAACGTTGCGTTGGCTCAGCAACAACAAGATAAGCAGGAAAGTAGTGCAGATGACGGTGTAAAAGATCCAACTTTTAGTGATGTCCAAACTGAATTCGACAAAATTGGCACCGAAAACCACACTCCGCAAAAGAATTTAAATAACGTTTATGCTGCCCTTTTACACCAATGAAAAAGCATCTTCCAGGAAGACCTGGTGAAGAAGGTCACCGCGTTATTAGAAAAATACCGCGATGCCTTCTTAAAGGCGAAAGCCTTAAAGGAATTGGAGTTTTCCCGGCAAAACTTAGCGATTGCTACCAATGTTAGCTCCGAAGAATCCGCTTCCTTCTTGGTCTCCAATAAGGATTCCCAGAAGTACAACGACCTTTCTATTATTGAAGGGATTGACTTTAAGTCTTGGCTTGCCAAGGAAAAAAGCAATCCTTTAGACATGGTATATGGGGGCAAGAGTAACAGTGAAGGCTTCTTGGAAAAGGTTGAGTATGAGTTTAAGCCTACTCAAACAGATGAAAAGAAAAAAGCAGCAGCCAAAACTACGCAAGGCACAACGGACTCTTTAACCCAGTTAGCAGATGCATCTTCTTCCTCCAGCTCCTCTTCAACTGGTGATACTAAGAGTACTTCTACCAAATTCCAAATCTACCCCAAACTAGCTAACATCTTAGCCCAAGCCCAACTCCCCGAGGCTTCCAGTATTCCTGATACCTTAACCAATGCCATTAAGCAGTGGTCTACATTAGATAAAAAAGGCTTTGAGGCTTTAGATGATACAGGTAAGAGTAAAGCCGCTAACAACTATGTTGCTTTATTGAGTTACTTTACCCCGGAGTTTCAAGATCCGAATGAACTGGTAGTAACTAACCGCCAAAAGTTAGATATCCCGATTATCTTTAAAAACGGGGTTAACCCGTTAACACTACCCACCGACCAACAGTCCTTGGTAGTCCAAACCCCGGAAGCCCACGGTGCGGTGGTATCCCAGCAATGGTTATTTAAACACGACAAGGAAGTATTACCTTTAGAAGGGGAATACTCCTGAAAAGAAGCGTTAGAAAACCCGAAGAATTTACCCAACTGGTTAAATGACTTACCGGACAAATACAAGTTCTCAATTAACGGGTTAACCTTTGCCATTCTAGGGGTTGGGGAGTCGGTAGAAACCGGTTATCCGGTATTGTCCACAAACTCACCGCTGCCCAACTCCCAGGATGAAGGCTTAATCTTTCTCAATGAGCAGGGATACCGCAGTGTCTTGTTTGCTGTGCCTGCTGCTAGTGAGGAGAACTACTACGCCTTTAAGTCGGATGACATTAAAGCGAAGTTCCCTGGCCAAGATCCGATCCAGGTGGTGGCCTCTAAGTTAAAGGGCTATCTCAACGTCCCTGACAGTGATCTCGCCTTTAACGTTAAGGACATCTCCAAGTTCCAGTACTTAACTACAGCCCGGAACTATTTCCCGGACTTAGTGCAGAACTATTTAGCCATTGCCAGTGTGGTCATTGCGGCCTTCTTATCCATCTTGGCCTTATACCTCACCATTCTCTTAATTAAGTCTTTTATTAAGAAGAACCAAACGGAGTTCTCAATTATCCGCGCTGGTGGGTTCTCCACAGCCAAGTTTATTGCCGGCATGAGTGTGTTTGCCGGCATAGTAGCCTTGGCCTCATCCTTCTTTGGGGTCTTATTTGCCTTCCTTTTAGAAAGACAAGTTAAGGGGATTATCTCCAGGTATTGGTTTATAGCCCTACCGGCCAACAGCTTTAACTGGATTTCCTTCTTTGGATCAATGCTGTTGATCTTTGTGATCTTCCAGTTTATTAGCTGAATAGCCTTTAAACAGCTCTTTAGTAAACCGGTTAATGTCCTGATTGACCAGGGTAATGAAACCAAGTTCTCGGTCTTCTTGCACTTATTAAAGCGCAAGAGTTACACCATGACTCCCTTGGGTAAATTCCGGGTGTCCTTGATTATTTCCCGGTTATCGCGGTTATTTACCTATGTGGGGTTAAGTTCGATTGCCCTGCTTTTAATTGGGATTGCCGGTACCATCCCGCAAAAGTTTGGGGCAGCGCAGTCCAACACCGTTTTAAACCGCAACTTTAACTATAGGTTGAACTTGCAAACCCCCACAGAACAATCCGGCTGGTATGCAATCCAACCCTACTCCCGGTTTGGTCAAACTGATGATAGTTTGGGGATTAAGGCCTTGTATAAAGATAAGGGTGATCAAATTCAGCAACAGCAACAGCAGCAACAACAGCAAGGCAACGACAAAGAACACCCATACAACCTCAAAGAGTTAAAGATTAGTGATAGGGGCGGAAACCCAATCAAGCATAATGGTAAGGAAATCGAACTCGGTAACCTCCTTCTCCCAAGTTTTGGTGGTGCCCAACAATTAAACACTGACGAAAACTTCTTCCGTCATGCTTCGTTGTCGAAGTGGCTCATTGACTTCCCAATTCGCGTTGGTGGTGCCAACATTAACCCGTGGGAAATTGTCGAGAAGTCCATTCCTAAACAAATTACCCAATTGTTATCGGCTTCCAGTGACCAGTTTTTAATTGCGGTTCTTACTGATGACTACTTTAATAACCTCAACAATAATGGTTTCTTAACCCGCAACCCTCGGACTAACTTTATTCAGTTGGATGCCGCTAGGGTATTAACCCAGATTAACGTCTTCAATCCTGGTGGAGTTAAATTTAACGAACAATTCCTTAAATTCCTTACTAAGGTCTATGGTGATCCGGAGTTGTCCTACCAAGACTCGAAGTTAACGTACGGGATTGTCCCGGTTGATCCACAAATAGAGGAGACATACACCTATGTTCAAGGACCATTTGGTTTTAAGGAAACCGAGTTGAATCCTGATTCCCCTTACACCTTAACGGGAATTAGTCCCGATTCCAAGTTTGTCAACCTCACTGACAGCGGTGGTAACTCCTTGAGGAGCTTAATTAGCTCTGACAGTGAGATGAATGTCATTGTCAACGCTGGCTTTCAGTACGCTAATAACACCAAGATCGGGGACTTCATCTTTATTCAACCCAAGAACACTGCGACCCGCTATTCAGAGAAGTTCTTAAAGAGCCCACCTAAAACACCAACCGTGAAGTTCCGGGTTGTCGGGGTATCTACCGATGCCTTTGGCCAAGAGTTGTATATTAACCAAAACATTGCCAACCGCTTGTTAAAGCTCAATGGCTTTGATGGCCGCGGGGTCATTAAGGATGTGGTGAAGGACGGCCAATCCACCGATGATAGCGGTGGTACTTCGTCTGGCGGTGGCTCTTGTGGGGGTGGAAGTACCTCTTCTACCACCAAAGACAAGTACAAGATTGAGTACGTCAAGCCAACTGGTTATGTTCCCTTTAACGGGGTCTTCTCCAAGGAACTCAACCCTTCTTTGGTAAGTAAAGCGCTAGTACTTAACTCCAACATTGGTGTCTGGGGTAACTTTACGGATTTTGGTAATAACTTTACTAACCTCGTTAAGGGTAAGGAAAACAAGATTATTACCTCAATCTTACCAAGTGATCCGGATATCTTAAAGCAGTTGGCTAAGGAAAAGGGTGAGAATGGTGTGGATAGCATGACCTATGAAAACCTCAGAAAAAAGGTTATCGAAAAATATACGAGCGAATGATCTTCAACTCAATCATTAGCTAGTGGTGCTAGAGGTATCTTTGGCGATAACATCATGGTGCCAGCTCTCAAATTAGATGCCGCTGGTGCTAGTGCTCAAATTATCAGGAATAATGCTGAGGTGTTGTTTAATACCGTGAACCAAGTTGATGGGTTCTTGTTGGGCACCATTATTCCCTTTATCTTTATTACCTGTGTGGTCTTGGGGATCTCGATGTTAGAGGAAATGAAACGGATCTTTATTTCCTTAAAATCGATTGGTTACAAAGATAGTCAAAACTTAGTTAGTCTCTTGTGCTTCTTTATTCCCGCTTTTGTACTTTCGTTATTAATCTCGATTGCTATCTTAGCTGGGTTACTAGTAGGAGTACAAGCCCTAGTCTTTGGGGTTGCCCAGGTCTTTTTAACCAACGTGTTTGAATTCTTACCTTACATGGTGGGGATAGTCCTGTTTGGTGCTACCATCTTTGTAATAGGTTCTTACTTCTGAATTAAACTGCGTTCAGCGGAACTAAAGGAGGGCTTCTAG
- a CDS encoding ABC transporter ATP-binding protein produces the protein MSLNAKNKRSLDYCLQWPDFCQSKKASKLIVKLNKKHPKRRHYKDPEAKHYDVLFKGVCKAVTNGITNQLICDHIDLKIAPGEFVVILGKSGSGKTSLLSLISALDRPTSGVSFVCGRSTICCNDAQLTSLRNKNVGYIFQQYGLLRDLNVDDNIKLAVPFKKRHNNNLEELLERLELKEHRNKKITKLSGGQQQRVAIARALIKEPRILFGDEPTGAVNVDISKKILQFFVEYNRDKGTTIVLVTHNEKIVELAKRVIKIHDGKIVADYLNQRPKTINEINWV, from the coding sequence ATGTCTTTAAATGCTAAAAATAAACGAAGCCTCGATTATTGTTTGCAATGACCCGATTTTTGTCAAAGTAAAAAAGCGTCAAAGCTAATCGTTAAGTTAAATAAGAAGCACCCTAAAAGACGGCACTACAAAGACCCTGAGGCTAAACATTACGATGTTTTGTTCAAGGGCGTTTGTAAGGCAGTGACCAATGGGATCACAAACCAGTTAATCTGTGATCACATTGATCTCAAAATTGCCCCTGGGGAGTTTGTGGTTATTTTGGGTAAATCTGGTTCTGGTAAGACTAGTTTACTCTCTTTAATCTCCGCCCTAGACCGACCTACTAGCGGGGTGAGTTTTGTGTGTGGTAGGAGTACTATTTGTTGTAATGATGCCCAATTAACATCACTACGGAATAAAAACGTAGGTTATATATTCCAACAGTATGGCCTTTTAAGGGATCTGAACGTTGATGACAACATTAAACTGGCAGTTCCCTTTAAAAAGCGCCATAACAACAATTTGGAAGAGCTGTTAGAGCGGTTGGAGCTCAAAGAGCACCGTAATAAAAAGATTACCAAGCTCTCTGGGGGACAACAACAACGGGTAGCAATTGCGCGGGCACTAATCAAAGAGCCGCGTATTTTATTTGGTGATGAGCCAACTGGTGCTGTTAACGTGGATATTTCCAAAAAGATCCTCCAGTTCTTTGTGGAGTATAACCGCGATAAGGGCACTACTATAGTATTAGTTACCCACAATGAAAAGATTGTGGAGCTAGCTAAACGGGTCATTAAGATCCACGATGGCAAGATTGTGGCTGATTATCTTAACCAAAGACCCAAGACTATTAACGAAATTAACTGAGTTTAA